A region from the Actinoplanes sp. OR16 genome encodes:
- a CDS encoding SigE family RNA polymerase sigma factor, whose protein sequence is MGKPEWEREYVEYVSGRLPRLHRAAYLLCADAFQADDIVQATLTSLYLSWRRAVRADNLDGYVHRILVRRFLDERRRPWARVLLGGDQVPERAAETGPGYEERDSLMAALRTLPKGQRAVIVLRYFSDLSVEATAEALGCSVGNVKSQCSRGLAALRTTLGETALGKTGWQA, encoded by the coding sequence ATGGGAAAGCCGGAGTGGGAACGGGAGTACGTCGAGTACGTGAGTGGGCGCCTGCCGCGCCTGCATCGCGCGGCGTATCTCCTCTGTGCTGACGCCTTCCAGGCCGACGACATCGTCCAGGCCACGCTGACCTCGCTCTATCTGAGCTGGCGGCGGGCCGTCCGGGCGGACAATCTCGATGGGTACGTCCACCGCATCCTGGTGCGGCGCTTCCTCGACGAACGGCGGCGCCCGTGGGCGCGCGTCCTGCTCGGCGGTGATCAGGTTCCGGAGAGGGCGGCGGAGACCGGCCCCGGCTACGAGGAACGCGACTCGCTGATGGCCGCGCTCCGCACGCTCCCGAAAGGCCAGCGTGCCGTGATCGTGCTGCGGTACTTCAGCGATCTGTCGGTCGAGGCCACCGCCGAGGCGCTCGGATGTTCGGTGGGGAACGTCAAGAGTCAGTGCTCGCGGGGGCTGGCGGCCCTGCGTACGACATTGGGTGAGACCGCTTTGGGGAAGACGGGGTGGCAGGCGTGA